Proteins encoded within one genomic window of Cucumis sativus cultivar 9930 chromosome 3, Cucumber_9930_V3, whole genome shotgun sequence:
- the LOC101206358 gene encoding probably inactive leucine-rich repeat receptor-like protein kinase IMK2: MGKGHYPLSEFQVYPFQFMQILPSKTAAWCSKSPNNNRKLKNQQWRSCSSYLIALAFALLLACSFRPVTGQMWDGVSVTQGDFQALQAIKHELVDLKGVLRSWNGSNGACSGQWVGIKCVKGQVIAIQLPWKALAGRISDRIGQLRELRKLSLHDNVISGVIPRSIGFLPNLRGIYLFNNRLSGSIPPTIGHLPLLQTLDLSNNLLTGEIPFGIANSTKLIRVNLSYNSLSGSIPTSFTQSFSLIILALQHNNISGTVPDSWGSLGNKTCPLGVLTLDHNAISGAIPASLTKLEWLQEISISENKISGAIPGEIGRLKRLRLLDLSNNAINGSFPSSFSNLSSLQLLKVENNRLESQIPEDIDRLHNLSVVKLGKNRFSGEIPASFGNISAISQLDFSENNFTGQIPTSLTRLLNLTSFNVSYNNLSGPVPVLLSNKFNASSFVGNLQLCGFSTSTPCLPASSPQNITTPSTEVLKPRHHRRLSVKDIILIAAGALLVLLLLLCSILLCCLLSKRAAARKTDKTTAKQAAARSIEKAAPGSTEVGAGEAGGKLVHFDGPFVFTADDLLCATAEIMGKSTYGTAYKATLEDGNEVAVKRLREKTTKGHKEFETEVAGLGKIRHPNLLALRAYYLGPKGEKLLVFDYMPRGSLSSFLHARGPETTVDWPTRMKIAIGITQGLNYLHTEENLIHGNLTSSNILLDDQSNARIADFGLPKLMTSAAATNVIATAGSQGYNAPELTKTKKTTTKTDVYSLGVIILELLTGKSPGEAMDGMDLPQWVASIVKEEWTNEVFDLELMKDTQNIGDELLNTLKLALHCVDPSPTARPDVQQILQQLEEINASTSGDDGAKNQPENE, translated from the exons ATGGGAAAGGGTCACTACCCTCTGAGTGAATTTCAGGTATACCCATTTCAGTTCATGCAGATTCTTCCATCAAAAACTGCTGCTTGGTGCTCTAAATCACCAAATAACAACAGGAAACTCAAGAACCAACAATGGAGAAGCTGTTCTTCGTACCTCATTGCTCTGGCTTTTGCTCTTCTTTTGGCTTGTTCCTTTCGGCCAGTCACTGGCCAGATGTGGGATGGAGTGTCTGTTACTCAAGGCGACTTTCAAGCTCTTCAAGCTATAAAACATGAACTCGTTGATCTAAAAGGAGTTTTGCGTAGTTGGAATGGAAGTAATGGAGCTTGTTCCGGGCAGTGGGTAGGAATCAAGTGCGTGAAAGGGCAGGTTATTGCTATACAGCTTCCATGGAAGGCCCTTGCCGGCAGGATTTCTGATAGGATTGGGCAGCTCCGGGAACTTCGGAAGCTTAGCCTCCATGACAATGTGATCTCTGGCGTGATCCCTCGGTccatcgggttccttccaAATCTCAGAggaatttatcttttcaacAACAGATTATCAGGTTCTATTCCTCCTACTATTGGTCATCTTCCCCTACTTCAAACTCTTGATTTGAGCAACAATTTGCTCACTGGAGAAATTCCTTTCGGTATAGCAAATTCTACCAAATTGATTAGAGTTAATCTGAGTTACAATTCATTGTCGGGATCTATCCCAACAAGTTTCACGCAGTCGTTTTCTCTTATAATTCTCGCCCTTCAGCACAATAATATTTCTGGGACTGTCCCAGATTCTTGGGGAAGTCTTGGAAACAAAACTTGCCCACTTGGGGTTTTGACACTTGATCATAATGCTATATCTGGAGCAATTCCAGCTTCTTTAACTAAATTGGAATGGCTTCAAGAGATTTCCATCAGTGAGAACAAGATCTCTGGAGCTATACCAGGTGAAATAGGCAGGCTGAAGAGACTTCGTCTTTTGGATTTGTCGAATAACGCCATTAACGGCAGCTTCCCTTCAAGTTTCTCCAATCTCTCCTCTCTTCAGTTATTGAAGGTTGAAAATAATCGTCTTGAAAGCCAGATTCCAGAAGATATTGATAGATTGCACAATCTCTCGGTGGTCAAGCTTGGGAAGAATCGTTTTAGTGGTGAGATTCCTGCAAGTTTTGGGAACATTTCTGCTATTAGCCAACTTGATTTCTCAGAAAATAACTTCACTGGACAGATTCCAACATCATTGACCCGGTTGTTGAATCTAACCTCTTTCAATGTCTCTTACAACAATCTCTCTGGCCCTGTCCCAGTTCTCCTATCAAATAAGTTCAATGCGAGCTCTTTTGTAGGGAACCTTCAACTGTGTGGTTTTAGTACTTCAACTCCATGCCTACCTGCATCCTCCCCACAGAATATTACTACTCCATCAACTGAGGTCCTGAAACCGCGTCACCACCGCAGACTTAGTGTAAAGGACATAATCCTGATAGCGGCAGGAGCTCTGTTggtgcttcttcttcttctctgctCAATTTTGCTCTGTTGTTTATTATCAAAAAGAGCAGCTGCCAGGAAGACTGACAAAACAACTGCCAAGCAAGCTGCTGCCAGAAGCATCGAAAAGGCAGCACCCGGGAGCACAGAAGTTGGAGCAGGTGAAGCTGGTGGAAAACTAGTTCATTTTGATGGGCCATTCGTTTTCACTGCTGATGATCTTCTGTGTGCGACTGCTGAGATCATGGGCAAGAGCACATATGGAACAGCATATAAAGCAACATTGGAAGATGGAAATGAAGTTGCAGTGAAAAGattgagagagaaaacaacaaaagggCACAAGGAATTTGAAACCGAAGTTGCAGGCCTCGGAAAAATTCGACATCCAAATCTACTTGCTCTTAGAGCTTACTACTTAGGCCCCAAAGGAGAGAAGCTCCTGGTCTTTGATTACATGCCTAGAGGAAGCCTCTCTTCCTTCCTTCATG CTCGTGGACCAGAAACCACAGTCGATTGGCCAACAAGGATGAAAATAGCGATTGGAATCACGCAAGGCTTGAACTACCTCCACACAGAGGAGAATCTTATTCATGGAAACCTCACGTCCAGCAACATTCTGCTGGATGATCAGAGTAATGCTCGTATTGCAGATTTTGGGCTTCCCAAGCTCATGACTTCAGCTGCAGCCACAAATGTGATTGCCACTGCAGGATCACAGGGCTACAATGCACCAGAGctaacaaaaaccaaaaagacCACAACAAAGACAGATGTCTACAGCCTTGGAGTCATAATATTGGAACTCTTGACAGGAAAATCTCCTGGAGAAGCCATGGATGGAATGGACTTACCACAGTGGGTGGCCTCAATAGTAAAGGAAGAGTGGACAAATGAAGTGTTTGATTTGGAGCTTATGAAAGATACACAAAATATTGGCGATGAACTGCTGAACACTTTAAAACTAGCCCTGCATTGTGTTGATCCGTCACCAACTGCTCGGCCAGATGTTCAGCAGATTCTCCAGCAACTGGAGGAAATCAATGCTTCTACTTCTGGTGACGACGGTGCCAAAAATCAACCAGAAAATGAATAG
- the LOC101206597 gene encoding PRA1 family protein B4: MSSSSPAILPISNPQSTVVPAPTSGGSVQSQGPVTTPAFRAFINHLSEYLRHGLSQRRPWAELADRTAFSKPESFSEATLRIRKNYSYFRVNYLAVIALILGFSLVSHPFSLILLAGLLSSWLFLYLFRPSDQPLVLFGRTFKDSETLILLVVLSVFVVFLTSVGSVLVSALMVGVALVCAHGAFRVPEDLFLDEQENVSTGFLSFFSSAASTAAAAAVPVAART, translated from the coding sequence ATGTCTTCCTCCTCTCCGGCCATACTTCCCATCTCCAATCCTCAATCCACCGTCGTCCCCGCCCCCACTTCTGGTGGTTCTGTTCAATCTCAAGGCCCTGTCACCACCCCCGCCTTTCGCGCTTTCATTAATCACCTATCCGAATATCTCCGTCACGGTCTCTCCCAGCGAAGACCATGGGCCGAACTTGCAGATCGGACGGCATTTTCTAAGCCCGAATCCTTCTCCGAAGCCACCCTTCGAATTCGCAAGAATTACTCTTATTTTCGCGTCAATTATCTCGCTGTCATTGCTCTGATCCTCGGCTTTTCTCTCGTTTCTCATCCGTTTTCTCTGATCCTTCTGGCCGGTCTTTTATCCTCCTGGCTATTCCTCTACCTCTTCCGTCCCTCAGATCAGCCCCTTGTTCTATTTGGTCGCACATTCAAGGATAGCGAAACCCTAATTCTCCTGGTTGTTCTCAGCGTGTTCGTCGTATTCCTTACGAGCGTTGGATCCGTCCTCGTTTCGGCTCTTATGGTCGGTGTAGCTCTGGTTTGTGCCCACGGCGCGTTTAGGGTTCCTGAAGATCTCTTCCTAGATGAACAAGAAAATGTATCCACCGGTTTCCTTTCATTCTTCAGCAGCGCAGCTTCCACCGCTGCCGCCGCCGCCGTGCCTGTGGCTGCTCGCACGTGA
- the LOC101215663 gene encoding kelch-like protein 5, with amino-acid sequence MNTRKKALKFKPGPAARFNADASCRNLSKCHLGGVIFGCTNSTIKECLSKQLFGLPSQHFSYVMNIDPGLPLFLFNYSERKLHGIFEAASSGQMNINTYGWTADGSERTPYPAQVQIMVRRQCQPLLENQFKPIITDNYYGLNHFWFELDHAQTNKLISLLASQAMAPSVRPSTTNHRPFCTVLPSLETREGSEKIKPQNMDVQWDLASQVADTIDVTSSLDAGNSAFEVHCDENEVNEEEKNRLLHKLQELARNHHESPMLPLTSDTDHTALNKDKNLENSDRYVEPIKSKESSVEDFGSSTEFPSLIAKLVQEIHELRESKAEQTEKIVLLEEKLLVAEGEIMELKSFFTLQNSNALEAKRVVEEEQIENSCLDPRESIFLIGGYDGASHLSTLELYDPSRDMIKSLRAMRSVRGYASVAWLNSQLYVLGGGNGCVWYNTVESYNLETDQWTLSPSLNLEKGSLGGVNIGDKLFAIGGGNGIESLSDVEMLDLYLGRWIRTRSMLQRRFAVGAVELNGVLYATGGFDGSDYLKSAERFDIREHSWTQIASMNEKRGCHSLVTLNDKLYALGGFDGRSMVSSVEVYDPRMESWIIGEPMKRMRGYAAAGVINESIYIIGGVLVDDKILDTVETYKEGYGWQEKTSKVLKKRCFQSAIVL; translated from the exons ATGAATACAAGAAAGAAGGCTCTAAAGTTCAAACCTGGACCTGCCGCTCGATTTAATGCTGATGCATCGTGTAGAAATTTGAGCAAGTGTCACCTTGGAGGCGTAATATTTGGATGCACGAACAGCACCATAAAGGAATGTCTTTCCAAACAGCTTTTTG GTTTGCCTTCTCAACACTTTTCATATGTGATGAACATTGATCCTGGTTTGCCTTTGTTTCTATTCAACTATAGTGAGAGAAAATTGCATGGCATCTTTGAGGCGGCTAGTTCAGGTCAGATGAATATTAACACATATGGGTGGACTGCTGATGGTTCAGAGAGAACACCTTATCCAGCTCAG gttCAAATTATGGTTCGGAGGCAGTGCCAACCTTTGTTagaaaatcaattcaaacctATAATTACTGACAACTATTATGGACTCAATCATTTCTGGTTTGAGCTTGACCATGCTCAGACAAATAAGTTGATTTCCTTATTAGCATCTCAAGCAATGGCTCCCAGTGTACGACCATCTACAACGAACCACAGACCTTTCTGTACAGTCCTCCCCTCCTTGGAAACGAGGGAGGGAAGTGAAAAGATTAAACCACAAAATATGGACGTGCAATGGGACCTGGCAAGTCAAGTAGCGGACACTATAGATGTTACTTCTTCGTTAGATGCAGGAAATAGTGCATTTGAAGTTCACTGTGATGAAAATGAGGTCAATGAAGAGGAGAAGAACCGACTATTGCATAAACTACAAGAATTGGCTAGAAATCATCACGAAAGTCCAATGTTGCCTTTAACGAGTGATACAGATCATACTGCCTTAAATAAggacaaaaatttagagaataGTGATCGTTATGTTGAACCAATTAAGTCCAAAGAGAGCAGTGTGGAGGACTTTGGCTCTTCGACTGAATTTCCGTCTCTAATTGCCAAG TTGGTTCAAGAGATACACGAGCTAAGGGAATCTAAAGCAGAACAAACtgagaaaatagttttattggAGGAAAAACTG TTGGTTGCAGAAGGTGAAATCATGGAGTTGAAGAGTTTTTTTACGTTGCAAAACTCAAATGCACTAGAGGCAAAGAGGGTTGTGGAGGAGGAACAAATTGAAAACTCATGTTTGGATCCTCGTGAATCCATTTTCCTTATTGGAGGATATGATGGTGCATCACACTTGTCGACTTTGGAATTATATGATCCTTCCAGGGATATGATCAAATCTCTCAGGGCAATGAGATCTGTACGTGGATATGCTTCTGTTGCTTGGTTGAATAGTCAGCTTTATGTTTTGGGTGGTGGTAATGGTTGTGTATGGTATAACACTG TTGAATCCTATAACCTAGAGACCGATCAGTGGACATTGTCCCCTTCCTTAAATTTAGAGAAGGGAAGCCTCGGAGGAGTTAACATTGGTGACAAATTATTTGCCATTGGTGGCGGAAATGGTATTGAGTCCTTGTCAGATGTTGAAATGCTTGACTTATATCTTGGACGATGGATTCGGACAAGGTCAATGCTACAAAGG CGATTTGCTGTTGGTGCAGTGGAGCTCAATGGCGTACTTTATGCAACTGGGGGGTTTGATGGTAGTGACTATTTGAA ATCTGCTGAAAGATTTGACATCCGAGAGCATTCATGGACTCAAATTGCTAGTATGAATGAAAAGCGAGGATGTCATTCATTGGTGACTTTGAACGATAAACT TTACGCTCTTGGGGGATTCGATGGACGTTCAATGGTTTCGAGTGTTGAAGTATACGACCCACGTATGGAATCATGGATCATTGGGGAACCCATGAAAAGGATGCGAGGATATGCAGCAGCTGGAGTTATCAACGAATCTATATACATAATTGGAGGTGTATTAGTAGATGACAAAATTCTAGACACG GTTGAGACTTATAAAGAAGGGTACGGATGGCAGGAAAAGACATCGAAGGTTCTAAAGAAAAGGTGTTTCCAATCGGCTATCGTTCTTTGA
- the LOC101206121 gene encoding uncharacterized protein LOC101206121 — translation MEISGATEALNRVPLSEVVSDCVKRWFKDTLKEAKAGDINMQVLVGQMYYSGYGVPRDAQKGRIWMTKASRSRSSVWKVSDKHPGYNASDSDSDELTRDS, via the exons ATGGAGATTAGCGGAGCAACAGAGGCCTTGAATCGCGTTCCTTTATCAGAGGTTGTTTCTGATTGCGTCAAAAGATGGTTCAAGGACACTTTGAAGGAAGCCAAAGCTGGCGATATCAACATGCAGGTCTTGGTGGGTCAAATGTATTATAGCGGTTATGGGGTTCCTCGAGATGCTCAGAAG GGAAGAATTTGGATGACAAAAGCATCAAGAAGTCGATCGTCCGTCTGGAAAGTTAGTGATAAACATCCAG GCTATAATGCCAGTGATTCAGATTCAGATGAATTGACTCGTGATTCTTAA